DNA sequence from the Rubripirellula tenax genome:
CGGCTTGGGCGCCACCGCATCGATAGACTTCGGTGATACCCAGTTCATGACACGTCGCCAGCATGTCGGTGTTGTAGGAACCAAACGGTGTCGGCGGCGCGACCACAGCGATTTCCTTGACGCCCGCAACTTGCGCCGGCACGGCCGTCATCAGCACGGTCGACGGATAGGCCGCCGCGCCACCGGGCACGCAAACGCCAACGCGGCGAAGTGGCACATAGCGCTGGGTCAGCGTGACGCCCGGTCGAGGTGTGATCGTGACATCGTTATGCAAAATCGCCGACTGAAACGCAACGATGTTGTCGCGGATGCGGCCGATGGTTTCGATCAGCTTCGGATCGGCCGCAGCGTGTGCGGCAACCAAGTCGGCCGCGGGAACTCGCAATTCGTCCGCCGTCAGATCGGCCTTGTCCAGCGCCGCGCTGTAGCGGAGCAGGGCAGGGGTACCTTCGCGGCGGACGTCATCGCAGATCGTTTCGACGACTTGAGCAGGCGTCAGCGGCTTGCCGAAGACTTCTTCGGTCAACGCACGGCCTCGGGGGCTGACCACGTTGCCTTGGGGGCTGAGCTTGTCGCGAAGCTGCTGCAAAATCTCGGCAGATCCGGTGCGAGCGTCAACGCGCTGGATACTGAAAGTCATTGGGCTAGGCTGATGAGGGGAAAGTAGAGAGCGGACGTGTCAGGGGCGAAGTGTTACGGGGCTTCCTGGGATAGAATAGTAGAAGCCATGACAATTGGTTACCGCAGGAACATTTGGACCCCAACCATGATCGATCTTCGCAGCGACACCGTGACCAAGCCGACGCCGGCGATGCGTCAGGCGATTGCCCAGGCGATTGTCGGTGACGCCGTGATTGACGTCGATCCGACGGTCGATCGCCTGGAAAAATTGACGGCGGAAATCCTGGGCAAGGAAGCCGCCGTCTTCATGCCCAGCGGTTCGATGACGAACCAAGTCGCGATTCGCGTGCATTGCGAACGGGGCAGCGAGTTTCTGTGCGAAGCGGATTGCCACGTTTATCACTATGAACAGGCTGCGTTTGCCCAGCTATCGGGACTGGTCGCCCAAACCGTTGCCGGCCCGGGAGGCGTGCTGCACGTCAACCAGCTTCGATCGATGATCCGGCCGATCAACGACCACTTCGTTCGCACGCAATTGGTTTGTTTGGAAAACACCCACAACCGGTGGGGCGGACGCATCCAGCCTCAGCAAAACGTCGTCGAAATTTGCCAGTGGGCGTCCGAAAACGGCTTGCGAACCCATTTGGACGGAGCCCGACTGTGGAACGCGGCAGTCGCATCGGGCATCAGCGAAAAAGAACTGGCGAGGCCTTTCGATAGCGTCAGCGTCTGTTTCAGCAAGGGACTCGGCGCGCCGGTCGGATCGGTGCTTGCCGGGTCCACCGAGTTCGCGGCGAAGGCACGTCGGGCTCGTAAGTTGTTTGGCGGCGCGATGCGACAAGTCGGTATGATCGCGGCCGGTGCGGTGTACGCTCTGGAAAATCACCGCGACCGACTGGCCGACGATCACGAGGCGGCAAAGAAACTGGGCGACGCCTGCCGACAATACTCGTCACTTTCGATTCGCGGCGATCGCGTCGACACGAACATTGTCGTCGTCGAGATCGATCCCGATTGGGGCAGTGCCGAGGCGATGCTTTCAAGACTGAATCAGCAGGGCGTGGATTGCTTTGCAATCAGCCCTCAGGCGATTCGCTTCGTCACGCATTTGGACGTCACCGAATCACAGATCGACGACGCCTGTCGAATCATCCAGTCGATTGCCGCAACGTCGGCCGCGTGATGTCATCGTCTCGCCTTGAATCGATCGGATTGTTTGCCGCCGCATCGGTCGTCGTGGCGATTGCTGTCGCGATCCGCATCCCGTCGCTTTCGGAAAGTTTCTGGGTCGACGAACTGCATTCGGCGTGGTGCGTATGGGGATCGTTTGCCGATGTGCTGCCTCGCGCCCAGGCGGGCAACCAATCACCCGTTTACTTCGCCGGACTTTGGGCTTGGAAACAAGTGGTTGGCGATTCCGAGCTTGCGCTGCGGCTTTCCAGCGTGATCGCCGTAGCGATCGCCAGCAGCGTGATTTGCGTCGGCATTGGCGATTGGACGAAAAGCGTGGCGGCTGGCACGGCCGCAGGACTAACACTTGCACTGGAGTCGAACTCGCTGTTTTTCGGCACAGAACTGCGGCCCTTTGCGTGGGTCATCCTGCTTGCCTCGGTTGCGACGGTCTGTTTCGTTCGATTGGCGTCGACGGGTTCACGCGAAGAAAGCTGGGCAACGTGGTTCACGCTGGTGGCGTCCGTGTTGATCGCGATGGTGATTCAACCGACCAGCCTGGGCGTGCTGGCGTGGTTGCCGATCACGCTGTGCTTGGCCTGGACTTGGCGAGACCGATCGTCGATGGTTGATTTTGATGGGCGCTCGGTCGTGCTGGCGATCGTTACCGTGGCTTCGATGTGGGCGATGTGGCAAATCACGCTGGGACAATCATGGCAGCGCCGCGGCGTTTGGGCCACGTTTGCATCGGCCACCGATCCCTGGCAAATCTGGGGAGCGTGGAGTTGGTTTTGGCTGGCGATCTTGCCTTTGCTAGTCGTCGTCATAGTAACCTGGATTCCTTCGCGATCGAATGATCGCGTTGGGCGCGTCACCGTGTCACGCAACCGTGTCACCGTTGTGGTGGTCGGGCTCGCCATCATCGCTACGTCGGTTTACTGGCTCGTATCGTGGTCCGGTTTTTTACCCGTTTGGCATCGTCGCTATTTCATCGCGGTATTGCCGATGTTGGCTGTGGGTGTGGGCGGGGCCGTTGGGTCCGTCCGTGCTTCGTTTCGCGGATCAAAGTGGATCACTGCGGCAGCTTTGCTGGTTGGACTGCTTTGGCAACAAGGGACACTGGATCGGGTTACCCAAAGCCCTGGCGGCGCCCTGGTCGTTCGAGGCGAAGATTGGCGATCAGCGACCGCCTGGATCAGGGAAAACGCATCACCGGACGATCGCATTTATTTGGATGCTGGCCTGATCGAAGCTCGCGAGCGTTCGATCGCGAATGCGAACTACTCGGAAAGACGCTATCTCAACTATCCCATCTTGGGTCCCTATTCGGTTGGCCTCCCCGTTCAACCGGCAGGCCCCGCATGGGACGAGGTGCCCTGGGATGGGGATAAAACGGTGGTTTTGTTGACCAGGCGACCGGCCCGGCAAATCAGCTTGTCGAGTTTTCCGAACGCGACAATCCACCGGTTCGGTGGTGTGTCGGTGATTCGGTTGTCGGTGACGTATTGATACCGGTCTATCATAAGGATAGGTAACGCCTTCGGCCCTTGACGCATCCGTTCTCATGAAAACTTCCCGTCTTAAACGATTGATCACCGCAAGCGTGATGGCGGTTTGCGTATTCTCGCAAGTGGCTCAGGGTGAAGATGCCGCGGCGAGAGGCTACGGAGTGCTGACGGAAATGCCGCTGCTTTCGAGCGACTTTGATCAAGAAGTTTTCGACAATACATGGCAGTCCTGGCCCGAACCGCTGCGTCGCAAGGCCGAGAATGCATCACCGGAAGAACGCCGGCAGATGGCGTTCGATCGATACGGTCTGACGAATCGCCAAGACCACGCATCAGGAAAACCACTGCAATACGTCGTCGATGAAACCAGCGGCGACTGGACGATGAATTGTTTTTCGTGTCACGGCGGCAGCGTCTACGGGACTTCCACACCGGGGGCGCCGAACAATCGCTTTGCGTTGCAAACGATGACGGAAGAAATTCGGGCGACAAAGTTCAAGCTTGGGAAACCACTGTCGCGAATGGACCTGGGATCGTTGGTGATCCCCCTTGGCACGACCCACGGCACAACCAACGCGGTCGTCTTCGGCATGGGGTTGATGAGCAGCCGAGATGCGGATTTGAACTTGATCGCGTCACCCATGGAATCATTCACGCACCATGACATGGATGCGCCGCCGTGGTGGCACTTTCATAAGCGTCCGTACATCTACATCGACGGGTTCGCGCCGAAAGGCCACCGCGGATTGATGCAGTTCACGCTGATCCCCGAGAACGGTCCTTCGTTCTTCCATGAACACGAAGAACACTTTCGCGATGTCTATGCATACCTTTCGTCGCTACGCCCGCCCAAGTACGACGGGCCCATCAATTCACCATTGGCAGAGCAGGGCAGGGCACTCTTTCAACAAACGTGTGCGGAGTGTCATGGCACCTATGGTGAAAACGGCCAATATCCGAACCGAAACATTCCGCTGGACGAAATCGGAACCGACCCGGTGCGATTGACAGCGTTAACCGCCGAAGGCCGGACGAAGTATGCCAAAAGCTGGTTTGCCCGAAGCGGTGATCCCGACGCCGGTAAAACGATCGTCGACCCGAAAGGCTACGTCGCTCCGCCGCTGGATGGTGTATGGGCGAGTCCGCCTTATTTCCACAACGGCAGCGTGCCAACATTGTGGCACGTCCTGCACCCGTCCGAGCGACCCACGGTTTGGCGCCGCAATTCCGATGCGATGGATTCCGAACGAGTCGGGTTCCAGATCGACGTTGTCGAAAAGGTCCCGCTAACCGAACCCGATGTCGCGATCCGGCGCAGTTTTTTCGACACTCGACGTTTCGGGAAGAGCAACGCCGGCCATGACTATCCGGACGTATTGTCCGAGAGCGATAAGCGAGCAGTTCTTGAGTACCTGAAAACGCTTTAACAGGACAGCACCCATTTCATCCTTCACCGAAGCGTGAAACGCTGTCCAGTCGGGTCGATTCAACGAGCGCCTACTTCGCGAACGCACCCAATGTCAGCGCACCGGTGGTTGCGTCGGAGCCGCGATTTGCAAATCGAAGCGGGCGGCCGCCCTTCATCGGATTCGGAATCACCAATTGCAATTCGAACTCGCCTTGGTCGACCGATGCGGCGTCGATCGTCGCCTGAAACGTTTTTGATTCACCTGGCAAGATCTCGCGTGGCGACCAATCGGTTGCGATGCGCTTGAAGACTTTGCCGTCGTGGATCAGCAGTAGCTCGGCCGCCCAACCGTGATGATAGAATGGCGCAATGCCTCGATTGGTAAGCGTGACGTCGACTCGTGCGCTGCCGTCCGCCTGTGCTTCGCCGCCAGCCCTGGTGACTTCGAAATCGTAGCCCATCTTCTGGACCGCCTTAACGGCTCTCGCGTAGCGATCGGGACTGGGTTGTTCTTGGTTCATGCCAGTGTCCATCAACCATGTGGCGTGCGTGACGTCGCGGCACTCGTCAAAACTTTGCGATGCTTCGGTACAGGGTTTTTCGTCGAAGCAGCAGCCCCATACCTCCGGGCGAATCTCGCCGCCGATCGGTGCGGTTTGCCAGCGGTCGGAAAGTCTGGCCGTCTTCATCTTGGGCCAGAAATACCATTCGTCCTCGGGGCGTCCCGTGTCCAACGTCGAATGAGCGAACGAATCGTCGTGATAGCCGAATCGGTACGGTGTGCTGTCGGTGTACAGATAATCGTCTTTGCCAGCCGGGTACCGAAGCAATACTGGCGTCTTTCGAAAGGAACGATCGAAGGCGTCTAAAACTTCTTTCTGAACTTCTTTGCTGGCCCACAATTCCGTTTTGGGATACGTATGCCACTCACCCCATGTGCCCAGCATCCCGGCCGTGATGTAGGCCAGTCGCGGATCACCATCGTATCGCTTGCCCCAGGCTGTGATGAAATCGGTCATCACCTTCCTCAAGTTGGGATCTCCATAATCAGGAGTCTCAATGGCGGCCGGCGGAAACGGTGCCGTGTTGGTGTTCAGGTAGCGGTGAACCTTCAATCCGCCCTCGACCAAGAACGTGGGGATGACACCTTCTTTGCCCGGATACTCAAGAAAAATTCGCGTCACCGTCTGGTGCCCCCGCGACGCGACGTCGTTCAAAATCTGCTCAAACGCCCTCCATTCGTATTGGCCAGGTCCTTTCACGATCGCCGAAAGCGGCAAATAGTTGAATTCCATGCTGTAGGGGAATCGATCCGGATGGGGGCCCTGGTAGGGCACCAGCCCCTTCAGCGGATTGTCGGCAGGCCCAGCTTCATACACGAACTCCGCAGGCGTGAAGCGAGCCGATGTGGACGGTTGCGCCTCCACCGTCGTGCCGGTTCTAACCAGCATCAAGAGGCACCCCAGTGTGGCTAGCAGGCTGACCCATCTTCTTCTATTCAAAGCTAAATTCCGGTGAAGAACGCATTGCAAGGATCCAGCCTCTCGTCATGCGACAATGCGGCCGGCGTTTCTGCACCTACTCTAGGTGGCCGTACCGACGTATAAAAGAGTGTTCAGTGTTACTGAGCTACCGATTTCAATGCCGATGGAGCTTTCCAATAAGATGAATGAGACCCAACTACTCGCCGCCCGCGCTGGAAACATCACTCCCGAAATGGAGTACGTGGCCAAGCGTGAAGACCTCTCTGTCGAGCTGATCCGTGATGAAGTGGCGGCCGGTCGCATGGTCATTCCCGCCAACAAGGTTCACGCGGCCGGATCGCTGGAACCGATGGCAATCGGGATCGCGGCCAAGTGCAAGATCAACGCCAACATTGGCAACAGCGCCGTGACCAGCAATGCCGGCGAAGAATTGGAAAAGCTGCACACGGCCGTCCACTTCGGCGCCGACACCGTCATGGACTTGTCGACCGGCAAAGACATCGACAACATCCGTCGCCAGATCATTGAAAAGAGCCCCGTCCCGATCGGTACCGTGCCGATTTATCAAATGCTAGAAGAACTCGGTGGCAACATCGAGGACATGACGGCCCAGCATTTCTTGGACATGTGCGAACATCAAGCCAAGCAGGGCGTCGACTACATGACGGTCCACGCCGGTGTCAAACTCGAACACTTGCACCTGAGCATCAATCGCATCACGGGCATCGTCAGCCGCGGTGGTTCGCTGATCTCGAAATGGATGATGGCGCACAACAAACAGAACCCGCTTTACACAGCCTTCGATGATCTGTGCGATATCTTCCGCCAATACGATGTGACTTGGTCGCTCGGTGACGGACTGCGCCCCGGTTCGATCGCCGACGCGTCCGACGCGGCCCAATTCGCGGAACTCGATGTGCTTGGCGAACTGACCAAGCGTGGCCAAGCCAACGGTACACAGGTGATGGTCGAAGGCCCGGGACACATCCCGCTGAACCAGATCCAAATGAACATTGAAAAGCAAATTGAAATTTGCGACGGTGCGCCGTTTTATGTCTTGGGCCCTTTGGTCACCGACATCGCGCCGGGTTACGACCACATCACAAGCTGTATCGGTGCCGCCAACGCGGGCATGCACGGCGCGGCGATGCTGTGCTACGTCACGCCGAAGGAACACCTGGGTCTGCCGAACGAAGAAGACGTCAAGCAGGGCGTGATTGCTTACAAGATCGCTGCCCACGCCGCCGACGTTGCTCGTGGTCGAAAGGGTGCCCAGGATCGCGATGATGCACTATCGAAGGCACGCTTCGCGTTCGATTGGAACGAACAGTTCCGTTTGTCGCTCGACCCAGAAACGGCCCGTCGTTATCACGATGAAACGCTTCCGCAAGATACTTTCAAGAGCGCTCACTTCTGCAGCATGTGCGGACCGAAGTACTGCTCGATGAAGATCACCGAAGAAATTCGGCAAATGGCCAAAGACAAGAAACTGGTAGGAATGCCAGTTGTCGAGGCCAATTAACTTCGTCGATTTCGATTGATCGGCACGCCGCGGGTTTGCCTATTCGACTCGTGGCGACTGATACGGATTGCCCGTTTCCTCAGTCGTCCCGTGAGTTGCCTCTTCGATCGCACTTGGATCAAGGCCGTCACCTCCGATGACCAACCCGGTGCCGCGCAGCTTCCACAAAAAGTAGGCTGCCCCGACGGCCATCAATGCGGCACAAATCAAAAAGATGTGTTGCGGCCGATTGCCGAAGCCAGGGCGGATGGCCCAGTACATCAGCGCCGCCACGGTCATGAACGTGAATGAAACCGCATTGGCCGTTCCCAAGAAGCGACCGCGCTCATCACTTGGCGACAAGTATTGCAAGAGCGCTTGCAACGGCACGATGTAGAAACCGGCAAAAAACCCGGCTCCGAAAATCAGAAACGAAGTCAAGCTTGTGGCGACCTGAATCATGCTCGCACCGGGCATCTTGCCTGTCGGAATGATGCCTAGAAGCGTAAAGAAAACGATCAAACCGCCCGCGCCGATGGGAATCAAACGCGGCTGGATCTTGTGACCGGAAATCAAACCGGCTACCGCGCACCCGACGCCGATCGCGATGCCCAAAACGCCCATCAACGCGCTGGCTTCCGCCCGATTGATACCCAACACCACCGTGTACTCGGGCACAATGAATAACGCTAAACCCGCAAGCAAGTAAAAGTATCCCCACGCCATCATCACCATTAACAAACGCGACCGCGACATTTCG
Encoded proteins:
- a CDS encoding DUF4832 domain-containing protein, giving the protein MNRRRWVSLLATLGCLLMLVRTGTTVEAQPSTSARFTPAEFVYEAGPADNPLKGLVPYQGPHPDRFPYSMEFNYLPLSAIVKGPGQYEWRAFEQILNDVASRGHQTVTRIFLEYPGKEGVIPTFLVEGGLKVHRYLNTNTAPFPPAAIETPDYGDPNLRKVMTDFITAWGKRYDGDPRLAYITAGMLGTWGEWHTYPKTELWASKEVQKEVLDAFDRSFRKTPVLLRYPAGKDDYLYTDSTPYRFGYHDDSFAHSTLDTGRPEDEWYFWPKMKTARLSDRWQTAPIGGEIRPEVWGCCFDEKPCTEASQSFDECRDVTHATWLMDTGMNQEQPSPDRYARAVKAVQKMGYDFEVTRAGGEAQADGSARVDVTLTNRGIAPFYHHGWAAELLLIHDGKVFKRIATDWSPREILPGESKTFQATIDAASVDQGEFELQLVIPNPMKGGRPLRFANRGSDATTGALTLGAFAK
- a CDS encoding threonine aldolase family protein; amino-acid sequence: MIDLRSDTVTKPTPAMRQAIAQAIVGDAVIDVDPTVDRLEKLTAEILGKEAAVFMPSGSMTNQVAIRVHCERGSEFLCEADCHVYHYEQAAFAQLSGLVAQTVAGPGGVLHVNQLRSMIRPINDHFVRTQLVCLENTHNRWGGRIQPQQNVVEICQWASENGLRTHLDGARLWNAAVASGISEKELARPFDSVSVCFSKGLGAPVGSVLAGSTEFAAKARRARKLFGGAMRQVGMIAAGAVYALENHRDRLADDHEAAKKLGDACRQYSSLSIRGDRVDTNIVVVEIDPDWGSAEAMLSRLNQQGVDCFAISPQAIRFVTHLDVTESQIDDACRIIQSIAATSAA
- a CDS encoding c-type cytochrome — encoded protein: MAVCVFSQVAQGEDAAARGYGVLTEMPLLSSDFDQEVFDNTWQSWPEPLRRKAENASPEERRQMAFDRYGLTNRQDHASGKPLQYVVDETSGDWTMNCFSCHGGSVYGTSTPGAPNNRFALQTMTEEIRATKFKLGKPLSRMDLGSLVIPLGTTHGTTNAVVFGMGLMSSRDADLNLIASPMESFTHHDMDAPPWWHFHKRPYIYIDGFAPKGHRGLMQFTLIPENGPSFFHEHEEHFRDVYAYLSSLRPPKYDGPINSPLAEQGRALFQQTCAECHGTYGENGQYPNRNIPLDEIGTDPVRLTALTAEGRTKYAKSWFARSGDPDAGKTIVDPKGYVAPPLDGVWASPPYFHNGSVPTLWHVLHPSERPTVWRRNSDAMDSERVGFQIDVVEKVPLTEPDVAIRRSFFDTRRFGKSNAGHDYPDVLSESDKRAVLEYLKTL
- a CDS encoding MFS transporter, with the translated sequence MTSKLFQRGFLSLLTAQFFGAMNDNVLKGILTFMVIDGAWAGQLGAGGQGIVGVCFTVPFILLSGYGGQLADRYSKRDVTLWVKIAEIPIAIIAAVGFFTGNLWITLLSLIALTCQSSFFGPAKYGMIPELVNDGDLSRANGTINMMTNVAVIVGTLAAGAVSDRYSPQAGAPGIAWLPGAALTAIAIGGWIAAVFMPRLPVGDRKMSWNWNPISTYTMTIREMSRSRLLMVMMAWGYFYLLAGLALFIVPEYTVVLGINRAEASALMGVLGIAIGVGCAVAGLISGHKIQPRLIPIGAGGLIVFFTLLGIIPTGKMPGASMIQVATSLTSFLIFGAGFFAGFYIVPLQALLQYLSPSDERGRFLGTANAVSFTFMTVAALMYWAIRPGFGNRPQHIFLICAALMAVGAAYFLWKLRGTGLVIGGDGLDPSAIEEATHGTTEETGNPYQSPRVE
- the thiC gene encoding phosphomethylpyrimidine synthase ThiC, whose product is MELSNKMNETQLLAARAGNITPEMEYVAKREDLSVELIRDEVAAGRMVIPANKVHAAGSLEPMAIGIAAKCKINANIGNSAVTSNAGEELEKLHTAVHFGADTVMDLSTGKDIDNIRRQIIEKSPVPIGTVPIYQMLEELGGNIEDMTAQHFLDMCEHQAKQGVDYMTVHAGVKLEHLHLSINRITGIVSRGGSLISKWMMAHNKQNPLYTAFDDLCDIFRQYDVTWSLGDGLRPGSIADASDAAQFAELDVLGELTKRGQANGTQVMVEGPGHIPLNQIQMNIEKQIEICDGAPFYVLGPLVTDIAPGYDHITSCIGAANAGMHGAAMLCYVTPKEHLGLPNEEDVKQGVIAYKIAAHAADVARGRKGAQDRDDALSKARFAFDWNEQFRLSLDPETARRYHDETLPQDTFKSAHFCSMCGPKYCSMKITEEIRQMAKDKKLVGMPVVEAN